Proteins encoded by one window of Culicoides brevitarsis isolate CSIRO-B50_1 chromosome 2, AGI_CSIRO_Cbre_v1, whole genome shotgun sequence:
- the LOC134829941 gene encoding capon-like protein isoform X2 → MAARQKPPNDRERKISIMKQPSFDFEHAHASTLPRARAHETKNKTVKRDADEFEQATSNNGNNGLQRCSSLDLELESQAMKVVRTVGQAFEVCHKLSMENNSYADDRSEQSISEHERCSPEPLSDLDDIKKDATPITAEPQLIRPNHLDIIPTTHFNFNPPPKKLETGENDDKTPDTPNTRELKQLREQLEQQSLQTRQALAQLMLVREQLLTETNARIEAQARTQQLLQQNRELLEHIAAIGGYQDSDRAGAGNIGLAPQSFSTLSLGSPGASGLNISPFSTLNKQFQPSSSALAMNLQNTLASINQLQGLQQQKNQNAELLAQQEIYNLNQELLNKLQNLSLLGQLNPGFTASGVPYGLYGNQQQQAPQQQFGSQNSSPSGGTLTPLGNNNNNNPNVVKQQQSPYMSTPLNSNKLGLSLDESLDNLTTTTSATTTSPASSKRSQESPQFIRPLSQFGTMTTVNYDGKVKVIVPVTTTTTEEEGPKKSKKVSIPGIVTTDERGTLKRMASATSSCGSATPSFITRSSSEKVPSRSQMMTEMQRTQWARHTTK, encoded by the exons ATGGCAGCACGGCAAAAACCCCCAAACGATCGAGAACGGAAAATTTCGATCATGAAACAACCATCTTTTGACTTTGAACACGCTCATGCATCGACATTACCGCGAGCGCGTGCACACGAAACCAAAAATAAGACCGTGAAACGCGACGCGGATGAATTTGAACAAGCAACTAGCAACAATGGCAACAACGGGCTTCAACGATGTAGCAGTTTAGACTTGGAATTGGAg tcaCAAGCGATGAAAGTTGTTCGTACCGTTGGACAAGCATTCGAAGTTTGCCACAAATTATCGATGGAAAATAACAGTTATGCCGATGATCGTTCCGAACAAAGTATATCCGAGCATGAGAGATGCTCGCCCGAGCCATTAAGTGACTTAGACGACATTAAGAAAG ATGCGACGCCGATCACAGCCGAGCCTCAGTTAATCCGACCAAATCATCTAGATATAATTCCCACAAcacatttcaatttcaatccgCCACCGAAGAAACTAGAG ACTGGTGAAAACGATGACAAAACGCCGGATACTCCAAACACACGCGAGTTAAAACAATTGCGGGAACAGTTGGAACAACAATCACTCCAAACGAGACAAGCATTAGCGCAGTTAATGTTGGTACGGGAACAGCTACTGACGGAAACAAATGCAAGAATCGAGGCAcaa gcACGTACTCAGCAACTTTTACAACAAAACCGTGAACTTTTGGAACATATCGCTGCAATTGGTGGCTATCAAGACTCGGATCGTGCTGGCGCAGGAAATATTGGACTTGCACCTCAA TCATTTTCGACCCTCAGTTTGGGTTCGCCAGGCGCCTCGGGACTCAATATTAGTCCCTTTAGTACGTTAAATAAGCAATTTCAACCGTCCTCGTCAGCATTGGCGATGAATTTGCAAAATACCCTTGCCTCGATTAATCAGTTGCAAGGATTGCAGCAGCAAAAGAACCAAAATGCCGAGTTATTGGCACAACAGGAGATTTACAATTTGAACCAAGAACTGTTAAATAAGTTGCAGAACCTGAGTTTGTTGGGACAATTAAATCCCGGCTTCACTGCCAGCGGCGTTCCATACGGTTTGTACGGAAATCAGCAGCAGCAGGCGCCACAACAGCAATTTGGCAGTCAAAATAGCTCGCCGAGCGGCGGCACGTTAACGCCTCtcggcaacaacaacaacaacaatccgAATGTTGTGAAGCAGCAACAGTCACCCTACATGAGCACTCCATTAAATAGTAATAAGTTAGGCTTAAGTCTAGATGAGAGTTTGGATAacttgacgacgacgacatcggCGACAACCACGAGTCCCGCAAGCAGCAAACGCAGTCAGGAATCGCCGCAATTTATTAGGCCGTTATCGCAATTTGGCACCATGACGACTGTCAACTACGATGGCAAGGTGAAAGTTATTGTCCcagtgacgacgacgacgacagaggAGGAAGgaccaaaaaaatcgaaaaaagtgTCGATTCCGGGCATTGTGACGACAGACGAACGTGGCACGCTGAAACGAATGGCGTCGGCGACGTCGTCTTGCGGCTCGGCAACACCGAGTTTCATTACGCGAAGCAGCAGCGAGAAAGTTCCTAGTCGGAGTCAGATGATGACGGAGATGCAGCGCACGCAATGGGCGAGACACACAACCAAATAA